In the Pseudoalteromonas undina genome, one interval contains:
- a CDS encoding ABC transporter ATP-binding protein, whose translation MIEVIGLHKQFAENVLYSGYSVQFCAPKICIEAPNGLGKTTLLMMLAELETRQSGQILFSGKALTEPHKQVAIASDRIALPDFLTAKQIINLSANTLDCSWPTTIIDGFNFNEFLNTRFDALSSGNQKKCQLILALMRDAPYLLLDEPSAALDQASIQYLLVLLDEYLMDKPNGQIVITCHEPAPFIERGFECIPL comes from the coding sequence ATGATAGAAGTCATTGGGTTACATAAACAGTTTGCTGAAAACGTATTGTACAGTGGCTATAGCGTGCAATTTTGTGCACCTAAAATATGCATTGAAGCGCCAAATGGCCTAGGTAAAACAACGTTGTTGATGATGCTAGCTGAGCTTGAAACGCGCCAAAGTGGGCAGATTTTGTTTTCAGGCAAAGCATTAACCGAACCACATAAGCAAGTTGCTATAGCCTCAGACCGTATTGCTTTACCCGACTTTTTGACTGCAAAGCAAATAATTAACTTATCTGCGAATACGCTGGATTGTAGTTGGCCAACAACAATAATAGATGGGTTTAATTTCAATGAATTTTTAAATACTCGTTTTGATGCGCTGTCGTCAGGTAATCAAAAGAAATGCCAGTTAATTTTAGCGCTTATGCGTGATGCACCTTATTTACTTCTAGACGAACCCAGCGCAGCACTTGATCAAGCCAGTATTCAGTATTTATTAGTGCTGCTTGATGAATATCTAATGGATAAGCCAAATGGGCAAATAGTCATCACTTGCCATGAACCAGCGCCATTTATTGAGCGTGGCTTTGAGTGTATACCGTTATGA
- a CDS encoding alpha/beta hydrolase family protein — translation MKKALKFACITCAVSIALTGCSQSNNSASTPVATEQTQQVKTYNAKTFFDTTSIMGSSFSPTGDKVLVSSDESGIYSLYEVDVKTASKTRLTNFEDSTYPIRYFPNDERVLFTKDSGGNERYHVYVREVDGSIKDLTPGEETRASFAGFTKDGSQFFITSNQRDAKFMDLYRVDSKTYKVTPVYQNTQGLDVGAISPDGRYIALSKNNTNKDSDTFILDTYKKTLKPQLISKHDTPAQYTPETFSVDSKYLYYSTDAKGEFSEVWQYELATGKHSPALKDDWDVSFIYFSKSGRYQVSGVNADASTKVTVKDTQTADEIAMPKLPAGNLRGVNFSSDEKTMAFYLNSDTSPSNLFVWQVGSNEAKQLTNTLSEDIDQNDLVESTIVRFKSFDDLEIPGVLYKPKQASSTNKVPALIWVHGGPGGQSRTGYSAMQQHLVNHGYAIFAVNNRGSSGYGKTFFHLDDKKHGTDDLQDIVYGKKHLQSLDWVDADKIGIMGGSYGGFMTAAALAFEPEEFKVGINIFGVTNWVRTLNSIPPWWESFKKALYDEMGDPATDGERHRAISPLFHADNITKPLMVIQGANDPRVLQIESDELVAAVKANGVPVEYVLFDDEGHGFSKKENRISASNAYLNFLDTYLKERFGPQG, via the coding sequence ATGAAAAAAGCCCTCAAATTTGCCTGTATTACCTGTGCAGTATCAATTGCATTAACAGGTTGCAGTCAATCTAATAATTCAGCCTCTACCCCTGTGGCAACTGAGCAAACACAACAAGTAAAAACCTATAACGCTAAAACCTTTTTTGATACAACATCTATCATGGGCAGTAGCTTTTCCCCGACTGGCGATAAAGTTCTAGTTAGTAGCGATGAAAGCGGTATCTATAGCCTCTATGAAGTCGATGTAAAAACAGCAAGTAAAACGCGCCTAACCAATTTTGAAGACAGCACCTACCCTATTCGCTATTTCCCAAATGATGAGCGTGTACTATTTACCAAGGACTCAGGCGGTAATGAGCGCTACCATGTTTATGTGCGTGAAGTTGATGGTTCAATCAAAGATTTAACTCCAGGGGAAGAAACCCGCGCGAGTTTTGCAGGCTTTACTAAAGATGGCAGTCAGTTTTTTATTACCAGTAATCAACGCGATGCCAAGTTTATGGACTTGTATCGTGTAGATAGCAAAACCTATAAAGTCACGCCCGTTTATCAAAACACACAAGGACTAGATGTGGGCGCAATTAGCCCCGATGGACGCTACATTGCACTGTCTAAAAATAATACCAATAAAGACAGCGATACGTTTATTCTTGATACCTATAAGAAAACCCTCAAGCCGCAATTAATTTCAAAACACGATACACCAGCACAATATACGCCTGAGACCTTCTCTGTAGACAGCAAATATTTATACTACTCAACAGACGCTAAAGGAGAGTTTTCAGAGGTGTGGCAATATGAGCTCGCCACAGGCAAGCACAGCCCAGCATTAAAAGATGATTGGGACGTTAGCTTTATTTACTTTTCTAAATCTGGGCGTTACCAAGTAAGCGGTGTAAATGCTGATGCCAGCACAAAGGTCACAGTAAAAGACACGCAAACAGCGGATGAAATTGCCATGCCTAAATTACCTGCGGGAAATCTACGTGGTGTGAATTTCTCAAGCGATGAGAAAACCATGGCGTTTTATTTAAATTCAGATACCTCACCAAGCAACTTATTTGTTTGGCAAGTTGGCAGTAATGAAGCCAAGCAACTTACCAACACATTAAGTGAAGATATAGATCAAAACGACTTAGTAGAGAGCACCATTGTGCGCTTTAAAAGTTTTGATGATTTAGAAATACCGGGCGTATTATACAAACCAAAACAAGCCAGCAGCACCAATAAAGTACCTGCACTTATTTGGGTGCATGGCGGCCCAGGTGGGCAAAGCCGAACTGGTTATAGCGCAATGCAGCAACATTTAGTTAATCATGGCTATGCTATTTTTGCCGTCAATAACCGCGGTAGCTCAGGCTATGGTAAAACATTTTTCCATTTAGACGATAAAAAACATGGCACCGATGATCTACAAGATATTGTCTACGGTAAAAAACACTTACAAAGCCTAGATTGGGTCGATGCAGATAAAATCGGCATCATGGGTGGTAGCTACGGCGGCTTTATGACCGCAGCCGCGCTTGCCTTTGAACCGGAAGAGTTCAAAGTAGGTATCAATATTTTTGGTGTGACTAACTGGGTACGCACACTGAACTCAATTCCACCATGGTGGGAAAGCTTTAAAAAGGCGCTATACGATGAAATGGGCGATCCTGCCACCGATGGTGAACGTCACCGTGCTATTTCACCGCTATTTCATGCCGATAACATCACTAAGCCTTTAATGGTTATTCAAGGTGCTAATGATCCACGCGTATTACAAATTGAAAGCGATGAGTTGGTTGCTGCGGTTAAAGCTAATGGTGTGCCAGTAGAGTATGTATTATTTGATGATGAAGGCCACGGTTTTAGCAAAAAAGAAAACCGTATCAGCGCCTCCAACGCCTACCTAAACTTTTTAGATACTTACTTGAAAGAACGCTTTGGCCCACAAGGGTAA
- the fadE gene encoding acyl-CoA dehydrogenase FadE: MTLIFTLGLIALLSIALYHRASWNTALGVSAATLLIGTFAGAFGLISWVIFLIIAVPLSVTGIRQQYIIKPIFTIFKKVTPSMSDTEKSAIDAGTTWWEADLFCGNPDWKKLHQYPVPKLTIEEQAFIDGPVEVVCSMLDDWEATHELTDLPQDVWQYLKDNKFFAMIIKKEYGGLEFSAFAQSCVLQKLTSKSTLLSSIVGVPNSLGPGELLQHYGTEDQKNHYLPRLASGQEIPCFALTSPEAGSDASSIPDYGVVCKGQWNGEEVVGVSLTWNKRYITLAPVATVLGLAFKLQDPDGLLSDVKEPGITCALIPTDTPGVEIGRRHFPLNVPFQNGPTRGKDIFVPLDYIIGGPEMAGQGWRMLVECLSVGRAITLPSNSAGGIKMIAVATGAYSRIRRQFRLPIGKMEGVEESMAKLAGYAYSSDAAVSMSTGAVDLGEKPSVVSAIIKYHLTEQMRDSTIHAMDVLGGKGIMLGPNNYLGRGYQGAPIAITVEGANILTRNMIIYGQGAIRCHPFVLTELGACEIEDREEALNVFDKALMGHIGFTMSNLVRTKWLALTGARFTSVPYKDETAEFYRIASRFSASLALMSDISMAVFGGSLKRKERISARLGDLLSYLYLVSATLKRYNDEGRKKEDFALVQWSCQDHLYHCQRALADLINNMPSAPLRGVLKVLLFPFGRPVRKPTDKLEHKLAQLLQVPSETRNRLASYVYLTNEPLNLVGRQEQTLKDVLEVEPLFERVCKEKGVKLPFFQLDKVAQMGLEAGILSQAEADKLAAVEKDRLDVINVDDFDPADLLAGKAARNSKAKAKKADAA, encoded by the coding sequence ATGACACTCATATTTACACTTGGTTTAATCGCACTGCTCAGCATTGCGCTTTACCACAGAGCGAGTTGGAACACAGCACTTGGTGTTTCTGCCGCAACATTATTAATTGGTACCTTTGCTGGTGCTTTTGGTTTAATTAGCTGGGTGATCTTTTTAATCATCGCAGTGCCTCTTTCAGTTACTGGTATTCGCCAGCAATACATTATCAAACCTATTTTCACCATCTTTAAAAAAGTAACACCGAGTATGTCTGACACCGAAAAGTCAGCAATCGATGCGGGTACTACGTGGTGGGAAGCGGATTTATTTTGTGGTAATCCAGATTGGAAAAAGCTTCACCAGTATCCAGTTCCAAAACTTACTATTGAAGAGCAGGCATTTATCGACGGCCCTGTTGAAGTTGTATGTAGTATGCTTGATGATTGGGAAGCTACGCATGAGCTGACTGATTTACCTCAGGATGTATGGCAATATCTAAAAGATAACAAGTTCTTTGCCATGATCATTAAAAAGGAATACGGCGGCTTAGAATTCTCTGCATTTGCACAATCGTGTGTACTGCAAAAACTAACCAGTAAATCAACATTGCTTTCGTCAATTGTTGGTGTACCTAACTCGTTAGGCCCAGGTGAGCTATTACAGCACTATGGTACTGAAGACCAAAAAAATCATTACTTACCGCGTTTAGCAAGCGGTCAAGAAATTCCATGTTTTGCACTTACCTCGCCAGAGGCGGGTTCTGATGCAAGCTCAATTCCAGACTACGGTGTAGTGTGTAAAGGGCAATGGAATGGCGAAGAAGTAGTTGGTGTAAGCCTTACATGGAACAAACGTTACATAACACTTGCGCCTGTAGCTACGGTGCTTGGTCTAGCATTTAAGTTACAAGATCCTGATGGATTATTAAGCGACGTTAAAGAGCCAGGTATTACCTGTGCACTTATCCCAACAGATACCCCTGGGGTAGAAATTGGTCGTCGTCACTTCCCGCTTAATGTGCCGTTCCAAAACGGCCCTACTCGCGGTAAAGATATTTTCGTTCCACTTGATTACATTATTGGCGGCCCAGAAATGGCTGGTCAAGGCTGGCGTATGCTAGTTGAATGTTTATCGGTTGGTCGTGCTATTACGTTGCCGTCAAATTCAGCCGGTGGCATTAAAATGATTGCAGTAGCAACCGGTGCTTATAGCCGTATTCGTCGTCAATTCCGCTTACCTATTGGTAAAATGGAAGGGGTTGAAGAATCAATGGCCAAACTTGCTGGTTATGCTTACAGCTCAGACGCTGCAGTAAGCATGTCTACGGGCGCGGTTGATTTAGGCGAGAAGCCATCAGTTGTGTCGGCGATTATTAAGTACCACCTTACCGAGCAAATGCGCGATTCAACCATTCATGCAATGGACGTGCTAGGCGGTAAAGGGATCATGCTTGGGCCAAATAACTATTTGGGTCGTGGCTATCAAGGTGCACCTATTGCCATTACCGTTGAAGGTGCAAACATCTTGACCCGTAATATGATTATTTATGGTCAAGGTGCAATTCGTTGTCATCCATTTGTACTTACCGAGCTAGGTGCGTGTGAAATTGAAGACCGCGAAGAAGCGCTTAACGTATTTGATAAAGCGCTAATGGGTCACATTGGCTTTACCATGTCTAACCTTGTACGTACTAAGTGGCTTGCGCTTACTGGCGCTCGCTTTACTAGCGTGCCATACAAAGACGAAACTGCAGAGTTTTACCGTATTGCGTCTCGCTTTAGTGCATCACTTGCACTTATGTCAGACATTAGCATGGCGGTATTTGGTGGATCTCTTAAACGTAAAGAACGTATTTCAGCACGTTTAGGCGACTTATTAAGTTACCTTTACTTAGTATCTGCAACGCTAAAACGTTACAACGACGAAGGCCGTAAAAAAGAAGATTTTGCATTGGTTCAATGGAGCTGTCAGGATCACCTTTACCACTGCCAGCGTGCACTTGCTGACTTAATCAATAACATGCCGTCGGCTCCACTACGTGGTGTTTTAAAAGTATTGTTATTCCCGTTTGGTCGTCCGGTTCGTAAACCTACCGACAAACTTGAGCACAAACTAGCGCAGTTGTTACAAGTTCCTAGCGAAACACGTAATCGTTTAGCAAGCTATGTATACCTTACAAACGAACCGCTTAACCTTGTAGGCCGTCAAGAGCAAACGCTTAAAGACGTTCTAGAAGTAGAGCCATTGTTTGAGCGTGTATGTAAAGAGAAAGGCGTAAAGCTGCCATTCTTCCAGCTTGATAAAGTGGCGCAAATGGGTTTAGAAGCGGGTATTTTAAGCCAAGCAGAAGCCGATAAGCTCGCTGCAGTTGAAAAAGATCGTCTAGACGTGATTAATGTTGATGACTTTGACCCTGCAGATTTACTTGCTGGCAAAGCAGCGCGTAATAGCAAAGCTAAAGCTAAAAAGGCAGATGCTGCTTAA
- a CDS encoding DUF6136 family protein — MIANLKQSIGQYRSFMDYRYQAYKTELTQLLLQLKNFGLLFLVVLGSAMLGMILLLFLGLGRIIDSSDAPQYGAQMAWLYLLLQSVMLSAMKSAIKNSAQRAFQQTLVKRYWLGFMDIKLLLLSNGWLIASLIIAIDLSVSQWLRVPHFWLFLLLQFVLGILCLYKPIALVYGFLLSAIWATLPLDVSPLLYHSGFVLLFSLSTLMVPFNATAKLKLNSLTGFWLLFFMHNSWALIWRGALLLCVFMASKVLLQERADLAAIFSILSLAFVVLFSSSLQFDCRHLYQQYSVFFNMQNKQTAFFVSLFIPSLIVLLLALVGFVVLFNQANCLLLVIGVVWCLLQQALAQKKPAHYALVWMVITGVLLSFY; from the coding sequence ATGATTGCAAATTTAAAACAATCAATCGGGCAATATCGCTCCTTTATGGATTATCGTTATCAGGCTTACAAAACTGAACTCACGCAATTATTGTTGCAACTTAAAAACTTTGGCTTGTTATTTCTAGTGGTACTTGGCTCTGCCATGCTTGGTATGATTTTACTGTTGTTTTTAGGGCTGGGAAGAATTATCGATAGCAGCGATGCACCGCAGTATGGTGCACAGATGGCTTGGCTGTATTTGCTGTTGCAAAGTGTCATGTTGAGCGCAATGAAATCTGCTATAAAAAACAGCGCTCAACGTGCCTTTCAACAAACATTGGTGAAGCGATATTGGCTTGGTTTTATGGATATAAAGCTATTACTTTTAAGCAATGGCTGGTTGATTGCGAGCCTCATTATCGCGATTGATCTTAGTGTGAGTCAGTGGCTTAGAGTGCCGCATTTCTGGTTGTTTTTACTATTGCAATTTGTGCTCGGCATTTTATGTTTATACAAGCCAATAGCGCTGGTTTATGGTTTTTTGTTATCCGCAATTTGGGCAACGTTACCGCTTGATGTCAGTCCATTGCTTTATCATAGCGGCTTTGTTCTGTTATTTTCGCTAAGTACCTTGATGGTCCCTTTTAATGCTACAGCTAAGCTAAAGTTGAATTCACTTACAGGCTTTTGGCTGTTATTTTTTATGCATAATAGCTGGGCTTTGATATGGCGAGGAGCTTTATTACTATGTGTATTTATGGCATCCAAGGTGTTGTTACAAGAGCGCGCTGATTTAGCTGCTATATTCAGTATTTTGTCACTTGCCTTTGTGGTGTTATTTAGTAGCTCACTACAATTTGATTGTCGTCACCTATATCAGCAGTACAGTGTGTTTTTTAACATGCAGAATAAGCAAACAGCATTCTTTGTTAGCTTATTTATTCCTAGCTTAATTGTATTATTACTCGCACTGGTTGGTTTTGTGGTTTTATTTAATCAAGCAAATTGCTTATTGCTAGTAATAGGGGTTGTTTGGTGTTTACTACAACAGGCCTTAGCGCAAAAAAAACCAGCGCATTATGCGCTGGTTTGGATGGTTATAACAGGTGTGTTGCTTAGCTTTTATTAG